The following coding sequences lie in one Psychrobacter arenosus genomic window:
- the fadB gene encoding fatty acid oxidation complex subunit alpha FadB → MVYQGNRISVSMLDDGIANMQFNAENESVNKFDAETNKQFGEAVSALEQASDVKGLIVTSGKGVFIAGADITEFVGYFRKEASEIESWILEINAIFNRFEDLPFPKVAAINGAALGGGCEMTLVCEYRVMSDKAQIGLPETQLGIFPGFGGTVRTTRVIGVDNAIELIATAKAQKPADAIKVGLVDAVVAADDLENAAIDLVKKCIAGELDWQAKREEKLQPVKLNQLEQAMAINSAKGAIFAKANPKQYPAPAIAIEAIEKHINLTRDEAIKVEAAGFVKAAKTPQAASMVGLFLNDQAVKKLAKQHSKLAHDIDEAAVLGAGIMGGGIAYQAASKGLPIIMKDIKAEQLDLGMGEASKILSKMVGQGRMTPAKMGETLSRIRPTLNYGDFAETDIVIEAVVENPKVKHAVLKEVEGLVKKDAILASNTSTISITHLAEVLERPENFVGMHFFNPVHRMPLVEVIRGAKSSDEAIATTVALASKMGKVPVVVNDCPGFLVNRVLFPYFGAFDLLLKEGADFVHVDKVMQKFGWPMGPAYLIDVVGLDTGVHGAEVMAEGFPDRMKPDYKGAIKHLFENNRLGQKNGVGFYKYENDKRGKPQKTADEATYELLKATTDGDTQTFEDQVIIDRMMLAFCNETVRCLEDNIVATPAEADMAMIMGVGFPPFRGGPCRYIDQLGLDNYLALCEQYAHLGKAYEAPQKIRDMAAAGETFYPTA, encoded by the coding sequence ATGGTTTATCAAGGCAACCGCATCTCGGTGTCCATGCTAGATGATGGCATCGCAAACATGCAATTCAACGCAGAAAATGAGAGCGTCAACAAGTTTGATGCCGAAACTAATAAACAATTTGGCGAAGCCGTTAGCGCACTAGAACAAGCGAGCGACGTAAAAGGTCTGATCGTGACTTCAGGCAAAGGCGTGTTTATCGCTGGTGCTGATATCACTGAATTCGTTGGTTATTTCCGCAAAGAAGCGTCAGAGATTGAAAGTTGGATCTTAGAAATTAATGCTATCTTTAACCGTTTCGAAGACCTGCCATTCCCGAAAGTTGCCGCTATCAACGGCGCAGCGCTAGGCGGTGGTTGTGAGATGACTTTGGTTTGTGAATATCGCGTCATGAGCGACAAAGCACAAATCGGTCTGCCAGAAACTCAGCTAGGCATTTTCCCAGGCTTCGGCGGTACTGTGCGTACGACTCGCGTAATCGGCGTAGACAATGCTATCGAATTGATCGCTACGGCTAAAGCACAAAAACCTGCTGACGCTATCAAAGTAGGTTTGGTAGATGCCGTAGTAGCAGCTGATGACCTAGAGAACGCAGCCATTGATTTGGTTAAAAAATGCATCGCAGGCGAGCTAGATTGGCAAGCTAAGCGTGAAGAGAAGCTACAGCCGGTTAAGCTAAACCAGCTTGAGCAAGCTATGGCGATCAACAGTGCTAAAGGCGCTATCTTTGCGAAAGCCAACCCTAAGCAGTACCCAGCTCCCGCTATCGCAATCGAAGCTATCGAAAAGCATATCAACTTGACGCGTGATGAAGCGATCAAAGTAGAAGCCGCGGGTTTTGTTAAAGCAGCCAAAACGCCACAAGCAGCGAGCATGGTGGGTCTGTTCTTAAACGACCAAGCCGTGAAAAAACTGGCTAAGCAACACAGCAAGTTGGCGCATGATATCGACGAAGCTGCGGTATTGGGCGCAGGTATCATGGGTGGCGGTATCGCTTACCAAGCGGCCTCAAAAGGTCTGCCTATCATCATGAAAGACATCAAGGCTGAGCAATTAGACTTGGGTATGGGCGAAGCCAGCAAAATCTTAAGCAAGATGGTTGGCCAAGGCCGTATGACCCCAGCGAAGATGGGCGAGACGCTAAGCCGTATCCGTCCTACTTTGAACTACGGTGATTTTGCTGAAACCGATATCGTCATCGAAGCGGTTGTAGAGAATCCGAAAGTTAAGCATGCCGTCCTAAAAGAAGTCGAAGGCCTAGTGAAAAAAGACGCCATCTTAGCGTCAAACACGTCTACGATTTCTATTACGCATCTGGCTGAAGTGCTTGAGCGTCCAGAAAACTTTGTGGGTATGCATTTCTTTAACCCAGTGCATCGTATGCCATTGGTTGAAGTTATCCGTGGTGCCAAATCATCAGACGAAGCCATTGCTACGACTGTTGCGCTAGCTTCTAAAATGGGCAAAGTACCTGTTGTCGTCAATGATTGCCCAGGTTTCTTAGTCAACCGCGTCTTGTTCCCTTACTTTGGCGCATTCGACTTGCTGCTAAAAGAAGGCGCAGATTTCGTCCATGTGGATAAAGTCATGCAGAAGTTCGGCTGGCCAATGGGTCCTGCTTATCTAATCGACGTGGTCGGTTTAGATACGGGCGTACATGGCGCTGAAGTGATGGCAGAAGGCTTCCCAGATCGCATGAAGCCAGACTATAAAGGCGCTATCAAGCACCTATTTGAAAACAACCGCTTAGGTCAGAAAAACGGCGTTGGCTTCTATAAATACGAGAATGATAAGCGCGGCAAGCCACAAAAAACGGCTGATGAAGCGACTTATGAGTTGCTAAAAGCGACCACTGATGGCGATACGCAAACTTTCGAAGATCAAGTGATCATCGACCGTATGATGCTAGCTTTCTGCAACGAGACCGTTCGTTGCCTAGAAGACAACATCGTA